A genomic window from Glycine soja cultivar W05 chromosome 10, ASM419377v2, whole genome shotgun sequence includes:
- the LOC114369657 gene encoding pathogenesis-related protein PR-4-like: MAKFILFVLSLVCVIALATAQSSIVQSTYHLYQPEQHNWDLLAVSAYCATWDADQPFSWRSKYGWTAFCGPVGPQGPPSCGKCLMVTNTRTGDQQIARIVDQCTNGGFNLDVSVFQRLDSDGNGNAQGHLIVHYEFVDCAD, encoded by the exons ATGGCAAAGTTTATCCTATTCGTGTTGTCATTAGTGT GTGTAATTGCTTTGGCCACTGCGCAAAGTAGCATTGTGCAGTCTACTTATCATTTGTACCAACCTGAGCAGCATAATTGGGACTTGCTTGCTGTGAGTGCATATTGTGCCACTTGGGATGCAGACCAACCCTTCTCATGGCGAAGCAAATATGGTTGGACAGCATTTTGTGGACCTGTTGGGCCTCAAGGCCCACCTTCTTGTGGCAAGTGCTTGATG GTGACAAACACTCGAACAGGAGATCAACAAATAGCTAGAATTGTAGATCAATGCACAAATGGAGGTTTTAACTTGGACGTTAGTGTGTTCCAAAGACTTGACTCTGACGGAAATGGAAATGCTCAAGGCCATCTTATTGTTCACTATGAGTTTGTGGACTGTGCTGACTAA